One genomic window of Magnolia sinica isolate HGM2019 chromosome 3, MsV1, whole genome shotgun sequence includes the following:
- the LOC131241035 gene encoding protein ENHANCED PSEUDOMONAS SUSCEPTIBILITY 1-like produces MPPSAIRQISTCTIHARRMLAQTAPQRCELTPWDVSLLPLRYIQKGLLFHRPHSSDSQEEEPITVIIDRLKHSLSHVLAHFSPLAGRLVFENDGSSSSHVFIDCNDAGAEFIHAVADLSVAPLLSPIDVHPIVESFFPLTGAVNCDGISLPLLAVQLTELTDGFFLGCSFSHVVGDGASFWHFLNIWSEICRSNISAENGSLVNISRPPVVQRWSPSEKPYRVSLPFSRPDEFIERVSLPLLRDRFFHFTPQSIARLKTKANEECKTDRISSFQALSAHVWRSVVRARNLPADQSTSCRFSVDNRSRLKPPLSRDYLGNCIQGIRATTTAGELLAHDLGWAAWLVHRCVAEHSDDVARSTYDAWSREPFFYYFSRLNNCDIQIGSSPRFDVYGVDFGWGRAVAVRCGWDNKLDGKVTAFPGREGGGSIDLELCLAPEVMCALETDEEFMDTVSSDSVI; encoded by the coding sequence ATGCCTCCATCGGCAATCCGTCAAATCTCTACCTGCACCATCCACGCACGGCGCATGCTAGCACAAACAGCCCCGCAACGCTGTGAGCTGACGCCTTGGGATGTCTCTTTGCTCCCTCTCCGCTACATCCAAAAGGGTCTCCTCTTCCACAGACCCCACTCATCAGACAGTCAAGAAGAAGAGCCCATCACCGTCATCATCGACCGACTGAAACACTCCCTCTCTCACGTGCTTGCCCACTTCTCACCCCTCGCCGGCCGCCTCGTATTCGAAAACGACGGCTCTTCTTCTTCCCATGTCTTCATAGACTGTAACGACGCAGGAGCCGAATTCATCCACGCCGTTGCTGATTTAAGCGTGGCCCCCCTCCTTTCCCCGATCGACGTGCACCCCATCGTCGAATCCTTCTTCCCACTCACCGGAGCCGTCAACTGTGACGGAATCTCTCTGCCGTTGCTTGCAGTGCAGTTAACGGAACTAACGGACGGCTTCTTCCTCGGCTGCTCTTTCAGCCACGTAGTCGGCGACGGCGCTTCCTTCTGGCATTTCTTGAATATCTGGTCTGAGATCTGCAGATCCAATATCTCGGCAGAAAATGGATCTCTCGTAAATATCTCACGCCCCCCAGTCGTCCAGCGCTGGTCGCCTTCGGAAAAACCATATCGTGTCTCTCTCCCATTTTCTCGCCCAGATGAATTTATCGAGAGAGTTTCACTTCCGCTTCTCCGCGACCGGTTCTTCCATTTCACACCACAGTCAATCGCGCGACTCAAAACGAAAGCCAACGAGGAATGCAAGACTGATAGGATCTCGTCCTTTCAGGCCTTATCTGCACACGTGTGGAGATCTGTAGTTCGTGCGAGGAACTTGCCCGCCGATCAGAGCACAAGCTGTAGGTTCTCTGTCGATAACAGATCGAGACTGAAACCGCCTCTGTCACGGGACTATCTCGGAAACTGTATTCAAGGGATTAGAGCGACGACCACAGCAGGTGAGCTGCTGGCCCACGATTTGGGGTGGGCCGCGTGGCTAGTGCACCGTTGTGTGGCGGAGCACAGTGATGATGTAGCCCGCAGCACGTACGATGCATGGTCCAGAGAGCCATTCTTTTACTATTTCAGCAGGTTGAACAACTGTGACATTCAGATCGGGAGCTCTCCGAGGTTCGATGTGTACGGTGTGGATTTCGGATGGGGAAGGGCAGTCGCCGTACGGTGCGGCTGGgataataagttggatggaaaggTGACTGCGTTTCCAGGAAGGGAAGGCGGAGGGAGCATCGACCTGGAACTCTGTCTTGCGCCAGAGGTTATGTGCGCACTCGAGACCGATGAGGAGTTCATGGATACCGTTTCTTCCGACTCTGTTATTTAG